The DNA region CTACACTACGCTGCGCCGCCTCAAGGGACTGCCGGCGGAGGGGAGCGGCAGTTGCGCTGGTATAGAGGGTGCGGAGGCAATCGACCACGTGGTGCTCATTGACCAAGCCCCGCCAGGGCGTTCCAGCCGTTCCACGCCGGCAACCTACACGAAGGCCTTCGATGGCATCCGAGAGGTCTTCGCTACCACAGACTACGCGCGGCAGCGGGGCTGGACCCCGGGCTACTTCTCCTTCAACATCCCCGGCGGGCGCTGCGAAAGCTGCCAAGGCGAGGGGATTGTGTGGGTGGAGATGCAGTTCCTCTCCGACCTCCCCTTGGAGTGCGACGCTTGCCGGGGGACTCGCTACAAGAGCGAAGTCCTGCAGGCCCGCTATCGGGGCAAGTCCATCGTGGACGTGCTCCAGATGACCGTGGACGAAGCGGTGGAATTCTTCGCCGAGCATCGGCGGATTGTGGAGCGCCTTCTGCCGCTTCAGCAGGTCGGATTGGGCTACCTACGGCTTGGGCAGCCCACGACGATGCTCTCCGGTGGGGAGGCACAGCGGCTGAAGTTGGCTTCCTACCTGCTGGAGGAGGTCTCCGGACACGTGCTTTTCTTGCTGGACGAGCCTACTACAGGGCTTCACCTCTGCGATGTAGAGCGGCTGCTAGCCGTCCTGCAGCGGCTCATCGATGCTGGACACACGGTCGTGGTCATCGAGCATCACCTACATGTCATCGCAGCAGCTGATTGGGTGGTGGATCTAGGTCCGGAGGCGGGGGATGCTGGGGGGCATGTCGTTGTGATGGGGACCCCGGAGCGGGTGATGCGCCATTTAGGCTCGCATACGGGGGCGGCGTTGCGTGCGTTCATGGGCAAGCGGGCACTTGTGCATGCAGCCTCGTAGCCTTGGGCGCTTTCTCCGCTGGGGGCTGAGCCTTGGACTTCTGGGCCTCTCAGTAGTAGTGGCAGCACGGATCACCGACTGGAATGCCTTCGTGGAGGTGCTCGGCCGAACGGCGTATGAATGGCTGTGGGTGTTCGTGCCGGTCATTCTTGGGGCCCATCTCCTGCGAGCATGGCGGTGGCAGCTGTTGGTGCAGGCAGCCCTGGGTCGGCTGCCGGGTTTAGGGAATGCTTTCTCCGCCGTGATGGTCGGCTACGCTGTGAACTCGATTGTGCCAAGGGCGGGCGAGTTGGTCCGCCCGTACGTCCTGAGCCGTCGCGAGGGGCTCTCCCCAGCGACGCTCCTCTCTACAGTTGCCGTTGAGCGGCTGCTCGACGTTGCTACGCTGGTGATGCTACTCCTCGTTGCGAGCACGTTGTTTGCCGAGAGGCTCATCGGCATCGTGGAGAGGTCCGGCGGGATCGGCTCAGTGCTCGTGAGCCTAGGTGTGTTGGCCCTTGTGGTTGCGGCTCTAGTGAGCGCCCGGCGTTGGGGAGGATGGTTGCTACGGTGGATGCACACGCGGCTTCCCGGCACGGTGCAGCGAGGCAGCAAACTCCTTCAAGAACTCGCTGCTGGAGTGGCTGCACTCCGGCAGCCCCGCCTGTACGTGCTGCTATTGCTGCAGACTCTGCTACTGTGGTTCAGCTACTGGGTGCCGCTGTATGGGCTCTTCTGGGTCTGTTCGTTGCCACTCGGTCCGGCTGAGGCGTTTCAGGTGCTGGTGGTCTCTGCGGTGGCCATCTCAGTAGCCCCGACCCCATCGGCAGCAGGGGTCTACCATGTGGCCGTCCAGCTCGCATTGGTGGAGCTCTTTGCCATACCGCCGGCGGAGGCACTAGCCTATGCTGTGATTGCCCATGGAGTCAACACAGCAGTTGCCCTCGTCGTCGGGGGACTCTGTTGGCTGTGGGAGCAGCTCCGGCCAGTAGGAGCAAAGCTTGCTACGGGGCCAGACTAGGGGGGTGTCTTGAGCCTGCACAGGGAACGACAGCGGTGCTGTGTTCTGCCCTGGCGGGTGTCGGGCGGGTGGAGCCGGTAATGAGAGACCAGCGGAGTCGGAAGCTGCGATGTATAGGATTGCCCGGGCGTAGGGTATGGACGGGTGACATCTGGAAGTGCGGCCGTGGGACACTAGGGTGTACGAGCATG from Candidatus Kapaibacterium sp. includes:
- a CDS encoding flippase-like domain-containing protein, whose protein sequence is MQPRSLGRFLRWGLSLGLLGLSVVVAARITDWNAFVEVLGRTAYEWLWVFVPVILGAHLLRAWRWQLLVQAALGRLPGLGNAFSAVMVGYAVNSIVPRAGELVRPYVLSRREGLSPATLLSTVAVERLLDVATLVMLLLVASTLFAERLIGIVERSGGIGSVLVSLGVLALVVAALVSARRWGGWLLRWMHTRLPGTVQRGSKLLQELAAGVAALRQPRLYVLLLLQTLLLWFSYWVPLYGLFWVCSLPLGPAEAFQVLVVSAVAISVAPTPSAAGVYHVAVQLALVELFAIPPAEALAYAVIAHGVNTAVALVVGGLCWLWEQLRPVGAKLATGPD